Sequence from the Thermodesulfobacteriota bacterium genome:
GGCATTGTAACAAGGTGACTCCTCCTGTTTATAAGAAGGCTCATGCTCTTCATCGACTACAATCATTCCTATATTCTTGAATGGGGCGAATATTGCCGACCTGGCTCCTATGATTATTTTCACCTCTCCTCTTCCCGCCATTCGCCAAGCATCGAATCTTTCCCCGTCGCTTAGCGCGCTGTGTATTACCGCAACCTTCTTTCCGAACCGGCTCCGGAATCTTTTCACCAGTTGAGGGGTCAGCGAGATCTCCGGAACGAGCACTATGGCCTCTCGTCCTTGTTTTACAACCTCGTTTATGGCGCGAAGGTAAACCTCGGTCTTTCCGCTTCCGGTGACCCCGTGTAGAAGAAACGGCGAGAACCTCCTTTTTTCTACGGCCTCGGTTATTTTACGGAAGGCAACCTCCTGGTCGGGAGTGAAATTCGGAGGGATGTCCCGGGAGAAAGGAATGTGTGAAAAAGGATCACGAGAAACCTCTTCCTCTTCCACTTTGATAAACCCTTTTTCCTGAAGCCGCTTGATATGACGGCTTACGTTTCCGAATATTGCCCGAATGTGGGAATAAGGCACCCTACCGTGACTAAGTACGAAGTCAAGGATTTCTTCCTTGGATTTACTTTTTCTCTTGAATTTGCGGTCCAAGCCGGCGTTTCCTTGAGCGACGATTATCTTTTCATGTTTTATCCGGGGATTTGAACGGATCTGGTAATCAAACTCTATTAGGCCTCTTCGTCGGAGCGAGTTAAGTTGCTGGTACGTCGCACCATCCACAATATTGAGGAGTTTATTAGTGGTGAGCCCATCGGCGTGGGATAAGGTCTTCAGGATGAATTTTTCTTGCTCGTTCAGTTTGTCTTTGTGAAGAAGGTTTTCTCCTTCCTTGGTAATCTTGATCAATCTTCTCAGGCTTACTCCCAGACCTCCGGGATGGGCAGCTTTTAGCACAACACCAAGAGAGGTTAAATAATAATCTGCGACCCATTTCAGAAACTCTAGCCTCTTTACATCAAAGAGAGGCTCTTCATCCACTATGTCTTTTATATCCTTGAGGATTACTCCTTCCGGCGGCTTTCCGAATCCGACAATGAAACCGAGAGCTTCTCTATTCTTGAAAGGAACCAGAACCCGCTTGCCTATTTCAACGCCATCCTCAAGATGGGGAGGGGCTGAATAATGAAAGGTCTCCGTCTGTAGCGAGCCTACCCGGACTACATTTGGTATGGGGATGGCCACTTCTACCGCTTCTCTCATGTTTATCGGGAGAGTCTAAATAGTTTGAGAAGTAGGTTCAATAGTACTATTCTAGTTCTCGGCTTTGTTATAATCAAATACTAGTCTATCTAGGCAAGAAAAATAATCTGATGGAAAATTCGGTGATAAAATGCTCTAAAATTACAGGTGTTGGAGAATCGTTTTTACAACTGTAAGCGAATTTTTTGCTACGACAGGTAAAAACCTATTAAAATCTTCTACCGCAGTCCCGTCGGCTTTATCGGAGACGGTTCTCACGATCAGAAAAGGGATTCTGTTCAAGGTACAAACTTGAGCAATAGCCCCGCCTTCCATTTCAATGGCATCACCTTTTAATTCCTCTATCAGGTATTTATGATCGGCCGTTTCCTTCTTCGTCAGGAATTGATCTCCAGTTAGAATCCTGCCCTCAATGATTTTATTATGTTCAAGCTCAGCCGATAGAGCCAGCTTCCTTAATCTTTCATCGGCGGTGAATACCCTATATTCCGTATAAGGAATAGCCCCACGGGAAAAACCGAGCGCTTGAACATCGATGTCATGTTGAATGCAGTCCTTACTTATGACCACGTCTCCGATTTCTAAGTCCCGGTTCAAAGCACCGGCAACACCGGTGAAGATGATTGCTTGCGGATTGTACTCGTCGATCAACCTCTCACAAACCATGGCGGCAAACACCTTACCCACGCCGGATTTGACGATTACCGCATCTTTGCCGAACAATTTAACCTCATTAAAAATAAAATCGTTCCAATGCCTAGTCCGGCAATCCATCGCCTCTTTCATATACTCTTCAATCTCCGCATCCATCGACCCGATTATGCCGATTGGTTGGTTGTTTTGAGTCATGGGCTAGTTTCTCTTATCCCGATCAGGAGAGTACCCTAATATTTTGGGATATAGAGCATACACGCATTTCACCGCCGAAGATTAAATTAGTTATAAGGGTTTAAATATTGTCTGAGGGTTTTCAGATTTTAATCTGCCATAAAATTCTAAGACATATCTGTCAGTCATCCCAGCAATAAAGTCACAAATAACACGCATCCTATCGCTCTTTTTAATAAATGAGTTATAAAGAGCCTGATAATCCTCTGGCATTAATTTATAACCGAGCTGTTTTTCATTCGATAATAGTTCAAAAATCGTCTTTACAATTTCATAGCCTCGATATTCAGCTACTTTTAATTTGGATGAGTTTATTAAACAAGCGTATGTCAATTGCTTTAAGGCTTCGACCTGAACGAGCTTTTCAAATT
This genomic interval carries:
- the priA gene encoding primosomal protein N', yielding MREAVEVAIPIPNVVRVGSLQTETFHYSAPPHLEDGVEIGKRVLVPFKNREALGFIVGFGKPPEGVILKDIKDIVDEEPLFDVKRLEFLKWVADYYLTSLGVVLKAAHPGGLGVSLRRLIKITKEGENLLHKDKLNEQEKFILKTLSHADGLTTNKLLNIVDGATYQQLNSLRRRGLIEFDYQIRSNPRIKHEKIIVAQGNAGLDRKFKRKSKSKEEILDFVLSHGRVPYSHIRAIFGNVSRHIKRLQEKGFIKVEEEEVSRDPFSHIPFSRDIPPNFTPDQEVAFRKITEAVEKRRFSPFLLHGVTGSGKTEVYLRAINEVVKQGREAIVLVPEISLTPQLVKRFRSRFGKKVAVIHSALSDGERFDAWRMAGRGEVKIIIGARSAIFAPFKNIGMIVVDEEHEPSYKQEESPCYNARDLSLVLGKMANAVVILGSATPSVESYANALKEKFTYLSLPLRVEDRSLPDVEVVDMRKEKSGIFSKELEEAIVENFNRNKQTILFLNRRGFSTLIICPACGDMLKCPNCSISLTYHIKEDSIMCHYCGITEGFFKSCRNCGSSLRRLGVGTQRIEEEVKRILPQARIARMDRDAITGKQKLLKLYERLEKGEIDILIGTQMVAKGHDLPGVTLVGVISADLSLGIPDFRAGERTFQLVTQVAGRAGRGEELGRVIVQTYNPEHPGIKFAIEQDSVGFLNEELKLREELDYPPFSRLINISFQGNIESETAALAKKTGETARKLVSKLPIGTIEVIGPSPSPIYKIRNLYRWQMLLKASNLNTLHKFSKQLKAILSKNTGRVKVSIDVDPISFM
- a CDS encoding 5'-methylthioadenosine/adenosylhomocysteine nucleosidase, whose protein sequence is MTQNNQPIGIIGSMDAEIEEYMKEAMDCRTRHWNDFIFNEVKLFGKDAVIVKSGVGKVFAAMVCERLIDEYNPQAIIFTGVAGALNRDLEIGDVVISKDCIQHDIDVQALGFSRGAIPYTEYRVFTADERLRKLALSAELEHNKIIEGRILTGDQFLTKKETADHKYLIEELKGDAIEMEGGAIAQVCTLNRIPFLIVRTVSDKADGTAVEDFNRFLPVVAKNSLTVVKTILQHL